One window of Phalacrocorax carbo chromosome 1, bPhaCar2.1, whole genome shotgun sequence genomic DNA carries:
- the ATF4 gene encoding cyclic AMP-dependent transcription factor ATF-4, whose amino-acid sequence MSLLNNEMLLGDLFPFSQPCSVAEESLGLLDDYLEVAEPLSSHGFSSDKAKAVSSNWLAVDSLGNTIDSSQEDAFSGMEWMVEKMDLKEFDFDALLGMEHLEATVSPDELMATLEDTCDLLFNPPIQEFHKEPPLITDLITHLPESPIGTDPMAPLASLWSFPLSPGSLTSTPDHSFSLELGSEVDVLEGERKQEGPTFVVVITKSEKEEENHSDDSGICMSPDSYLGTPQHSPTNSVGSPNDSQFPADATCGSVRTKPYDHPAEKVASAKMKGEKKIDKKLKKMEQNKTAATRYRQKKRAEQEALSGECRELEQKNQALKEKADSLSKEIQYLKDLIEEVRKAKGKRARVTE is encoded by the exons ATGAGCCTCTTGAACAACGAGATGCTGTTGGGGGATTTATTCCCCTTCAGCCAGCCGTGTTCGGTGGCTGAGGAAAGTCTGGGACTCCTAGATGACTACCTGGAGGTGGCCGAGCCCCTCAGTTCGCATGGGTTCTCCAGCGACAAGGCTAAGGCAGTCTCCTCCAATTGGCTTGCTGTGGACAGTTTAGGCAACACCATAGATAGCAGCCAGG AGGATGCCTTCTCTGGCATGGAGTGGATGGTGGAGAAGATGGATCTGAAGGAATTTGATTTTGATGCCCTGTTAGGTATGGAACATCTGGAAGCCACCGTCTCACCAGACGAGCTGATGGCCACGTTGGAAGACACGTGTGATCTCCTATTTAACCCTCCCATCCAAGAATTTCACAAGGAACCTCCACTGATAACTGACCTAATCACCCACCTGCCCGAATCTCCAATTGGAACAGATCCAATGGCCCCATTGGCTTCCCTTTGgtcttttcccctctccccagggtCTCTGACTTCCACTCCAGACCATTCATTTAGTTTAGAGCTAGGTAGTGAAGTGGATgttttggaaggagaaagaaaacaggagggCCCCACCTTTGTGGTAGTGATCACCAAGTCcgagaaagaggaggagaaccATTCTGATGATAGTGGAATATGCATGAGCCCAGACTCCTACCTGGGAACACCCCAACATAGTCCTACCAATTCAGTTGGATCCCCCAATGACAGCCAGTTCCCTGCAGATGCCACCTGTGGCTCTGTGCGGACCAAACCATATGATCATCCTGCAGAGAAGGTAGCGTCAGCAAagatgaaaggagaaaagaaaatagataagaaactgaaaaagatgGAGCAGAATAAGACAGCTGCCACACGTTACCGGCAGAAGAAGAGGGCAGAACAGGAGGCACTGTCAGGGGAGTGCAGAGAGTTGGAGCAGAAGAATCAGGCCCTGAAGGAGAAAGCAGATTCCCTTAGTAAGGAAATTCAGTACTTAAAAGATCTGATCGAAGAGGTCCGCAAGGCCAAGGGCAAAAGAGCTAGAGTCACTGAGTAG
- the MIEF1 gene encoding mitochondrial dynamics protein MIEF1 → MAGAGQRKGKKDDNGIGTAIDFVLSNARLVLGVGGAAMLGIATLAVKRMYDRAISAPSSPTRLTQSGKRSWEEPNWLGSSSRLLTQDMKTNLSRSLQTLPTDSSATDTDFFQPTKPKPSAKRSQVELKKSRLRLSLQEKLFAYYRRKVAIPADEQARAKQAAVDICAELRSFLRAKLPDMPLRDMYLSGSLYDDLQVVTADHIQLIVPLMLEQNLWSCIPGEDTIMNIPGFYLVRRENPEYFPRGSSYWDRCVVGGYLSPKAVADTFEKVVAGSINWPAIGTLLDYVIRPAAPPADLTLEVQYDPERHLFIDFLPSLTLGDIILVAKPHRLAQNDNLWRLSLRPAETARLRALDQCDSGCRCLCLKIFKAVCKSNPALGHLTASQLTNVILHLSQEESDWSQDMLADRFLQALKGLIRYLEAGVLPSALNPKVNLFSELTPEEVDELGYTLYSSLSEPEVLLQT, encoded by the exons ATGGCAGGCGCTGGGCAGCgcaaagggaagaaagatgACAACGGCATCGGCACAGCCATCGACTTTGTGCTGTCCAATGCCCGGCTTGTGCTGGGCGTGGGTGGAGCAGCTATGCTGGGCATCGCCACGCTGGCCGTCAAACGG ATGTATGACCGGGCGATCAGTGCTCCCAGCAGCCCCACTCGCTTGACCCAGTCTGGAAAGAGAAGCTGGGAAGAGCCAAACTGGCTGGGCTCTTCTTCACGCTTACTGACCCAGGACATGAAGACTAACCTCAGCCGCTCCCTGCAGACCCTTCCCACTGATTCTTCAGCCACAGACACAG ACTTTTTCCAACCCACAAAGCCCAAGCCATCTGCCAAGAGGAGTCAAGTGGAGCTGAAAAAATCCCGCCTTCGTCTATCTCTGCAAGAAAAGCTCTTTGCTTATTATCGGAGGAAGGTAGCTATCCCAGCAGATGAGCAGGCCCGGGCCAAGCAGGCAGCCGTGGATATCTGTGCCGAGCTGCGCAGCTTCCTACGTGCCAAGCTGCCGGACATGCCCCTGCGTGACATGTACCTCAGCGGCAGCCTGTATGACGATCTGCAG GTAGTGACAGCTGACCACATCCAGCTCATTGTGCCTCTGATGCTGGAGCAGAACCTGTGGTCGTGCATCCCCGGAGAGGACACTATCATGAACATTCCTGGCTTCTACTTGGTGCGTCGGGAAAACCCAGAGTACTTTCCCCGTGGGAGCAGCTACTGGGACCGCTGCGTGGTGGGAGGTTACCTTTCCCCCAAAGCTGTAGCAGACACCTTTGAGAAAGTTGTAGCTGGCTCCATCAACTGGCCAGCAATTGGCACTCTCTTGGATTATGTGATCCGtccagcagctcccccagcaGATTTGACACTGGAAGTCCAGTATGATCCAGAACGGCATCTTTTTATTGACTTCCTACCATCCCTGACATTGGGTGACATCATCCTTGTGGCCAAACCCCATCGATTGGCCCAGAATGACAATCTGTGGCGACTGAGCCTGCGGCCAGCAGAAACGGCTCGCCTCCGAGCTCTGGACCAGTGTGATTCTGGCTGCCGTTGCTTGTGCCTGAAGATCTTCAAAGCGGTATGCAAGTCAAACCCTGCCCTGGGCCACCTCACTGCCAGCCAGCTCACCAATGTCATCCTGCACCTATCCCAAGAAGAGTCCGACTGGTCCCAGGACATGCTGGCTGATCGCTTCTTGCAGGCGCTGAAGGGGCTGATCCGCTACTTGGAGGCAGGTGTCCTCCCGAGTGCTCTGAACCCCAAGGTGAACTTATTTTCAGAGCTTACCCCCGAAGAAGTGGATGAGTTGGGCTATACCCTCTACAGCTCGCTCTCAGAGCCAGAGGTCTTGCTGCAGACGTAA